In one window of Fibrobacter sp. DNA:
- a CDS encoding 4Fe-4S binding protein, with protein sequence MGCRLNYLKNVVSLKLNREKCTGCALCTDVCPRGVLHIQNHKVEIINRDRCIECGACSTNCAFNAISVKSGVGCAQAFINAIITGGEPECGCSKNGRSSSGCC encoded by the coding sequence ATGGGGTGTCGTTTGAATTATCTGAAAAATGTGGTCTCTCTTAAATTGAATCGTGAAAAGTGTACCGGATGTGCACTATGTACAGATGTTTGTCCGCGAGGGGTTCTGCACATACAGAATCACAAAGTGGAAATAATCAACCGTGATCGATGCATAGAATGCGGCGCATGCAGCACTAATTGCGCATTCAATGCAATTTCTGTAAAATCGGGTGTTGGTTGTGCTCAGGCGTTTATTAATGCTATTATAACTGGCGGTGAGCCGGAATGCGGATGCAGCAAGAACGGTCGATCATCGTCTGGATGTTGCTGA